In the genome of Lentisphaera araneosa HTCC2155, the window GATGATGCGGATGCCCATTGGCGCTTGGAGTTCCATGGTGAGGTTATTTGAGATGCTATCAATCTTTTCGACACGTACACCTTTTTCCGGGATGATTTCGTAAAGTGTCACTCGAGGCCCGGGGAAGGCTTCGCCCATGCGAGCTTTAATTTTAAAGTGCTCAAGTGTTTCTTGGATGATTTCTTTTTTGCGCTGAAGTTCCTCTTGGCTGATCTTGATGCTTGAGTCACCATCAGTCAGTAGTGATGCTGTGGGAAGTTTGTAGCGCGAAGATTTCGTTGAATGTTGGGGTTCCGTTAGTTGACCAGAGAAAATTTCGTGGGGTTTTTCGTCGTCAATTATATGGTCATCACTAGGCGCTGTTTGTTGGGCTTCAGCTAATGGGAGTTCTTGTTCCCCTTCGACTTCTTTTGTCTTTTTAGGTTTTTTTCGAGGAGTTGGTTCTGGGCTTGGTGCTTCTTCTTGTTGAAGCTTGTTATCGTCAGTCACGGCTGGGAGGTAGTCGTCAGCCTTCTTGCTTTCGACTTCCTGAAGAGCGTTATCCTCTTCGTGTTTAGTCTGAAACCATGAGGCGATAGTATTTTTCAGGTTTGAAAGTGAACTGTGTTTAGTGGAAGAGTTGGCATGCTCTTCTTTTGCAGGAGTTTTTACTTTGGCTTCTTTCTCTTTGGCTTCATTGTCGTCTTTTTTCTGTTTCGGCCAATCAAAATTCATGAAGATATAAAGACTGTAAGAGATGAGGGCTAATGAAAGGATTATACAGCCAAGTCTGTTGCAGATGTGGTAAAGCCATCCGTGTTCAGGGTTGGCGAGTAGGCTGCCTAGGGCGCCGCCGGGGATCTGGGAGATGTTGAGGCTCTTGCATAGGCTAGACATGAAGTCAGGATAGCAGCCGAGGCAGGTTGAAATGCCGCTCGCAAAAAAAGCGATAGAGAGAAAGTAGATCCAGTTCGTTTTATGAATGTTTAAATTTATGAGTCGACGGATGGCGGAAGAAAAAATCAAGATTGTTATGGGGTAAGCACCTAGCCCAAAGCTCAAAAGCATGATGTAGGAGATACGAGCACCAAGGGCGCCAAAGAGGTTAGAGTATTGGTGTTCGAGTTTGCCTCCAGTGATGGCACTTAAGTCTGAGGGGGAATATGAGATAACGGAAATAAATACCATGAGTACCATGGTGAATATGAAGGTGTGTAGACCTCGTTCTTTGGTTTTGTGAAAGAGGGTATTTGTACTTTCCATGAAAAACTTTAACTCGAATTTTAATTGATTTTTCTAAAGTAATTTGTCTTGTTCAAAAATAAAGGAATGAGAGGCCTCTTGTGACTCAAATTCAGTTTTTTAATGGATATTTGTCAGTATTGATTTATTATGCTCAATCAAATTAGAAAATCAGGATAAAAAACATGGACGCAAATACAGTCTTAAAGAAAATTGGCATTGCTTTTAATTTACAGAAAAGGGACTTGTTGGATATCTTCGAGTTGGCAGGCTACGATGTGAATTCTAGCCAGGTGGGTGCTTTTATGGTGGCGCCTAGTCATAAGAACTTTAAAAAGATGGAAGATGCGGTTTTAATCGATTTTCTAGATGCTCTCATTCTTTACTCTCGTGGGACAAAGGAAGAGCCTAATGTGCCACCATTCGCTATATTAAACGCGATCCAATCTTTGGCAGAGCGCGGAAATTCGGAAGCTTTGAGTGCTATTGATGATTGCACATCCAAGGCTCGGGAAGCTATGGAATCAGGGGTTTTTGAAGATTAATAGGGGATTTCTTCTTCAGGCTTTTAAATAAAGTATTTTAAGTTTTAAAAAAATTAGTTTGAAAAGTAACTTGCTCTGCATATATTCGTCTATGCAAATATATAAATATGGAAAACAAATATGAGTAAAATACATACAACACATATCTTCACTTCAGAGTCAGTTTCTGAAGGCCACCCCGATAAAGTTTCTGATCAGATTTCTGATGCTATTCTCGACGCGTGCCTGGAGCAAGATTCTGCGAGCCGTGTGGCTTGTGAAACATTAGTGACGACAGATCTCGTTGTTATTGCAGGTGAAATCACGACAAATGCAAAGATTGATTACGAAGCGATTGCTCGCAAAGTTATCAGTGACATCGGTTATGTTTCTGACGGTATCGGTTTTGATTCGGCAACTTGCGAAGTCCAAGTTAGAGTTCACGAACAATCTGCGGATATCGCACAAGGTGTTGATGAGGGCGCTGGCCTTCACGCTGAGCAGGGTGCCGGTGACCAGGGTATGATGTTTGGTTATGCTTCAAACGAAACTGAAGCACTTATGCCTGCGCCTGTCTACTACTCACATAAAATTTTAGAGAAGCTTGCAGATGTTAGAAAAAATAATCCTGATTACGCATTCTTATTACCGGATTCAAAAAGCCAAGTTTCCATTCGTTACGAAAACGGTAAGCCAGCTGCAGTGACTGCAGTGGTTGTTTCTCATCAGCACAGAGAAGAGATGGATATCGCTCAATTAGAGCAGATCGTTAAGCAAGTGGTTTCAGAGGTTATCCCTGCTGACCTTCTTCAAGAAGAAATTGTTTACCATATCAACCCAACGGGTAAATTCGTTATTGGTGGGCCTCATGGTGACTGTGGTTTGACTGGTCGTAAAATCATCGTAGATACATATGGTGGTGTTGGTTCACATGGTGGTGGTGCTTTCTCTGGTAAAGACCCTTCAAAAGTTGACCGTTCTGCAGCTTACTATAGCCGTTATGTAGCAAAAAATATTGTTGCTGCTGGTTTAGCTGAAAAATGTGAAATTCAAGTCGCTTACGCCATTGGTGTTCCTTACCCAATTTCAGTTAATGTTGACACTTACGGTACGGGTACGCTTGAAGATGATAAGGATCTCGAAGCGATTGTAAGCCAAGTTTTCTCAATGAAGCCTGCTGACCTAATTTCTGAACTTAAATTGAAGACTCCTTCAAACTGGAAATATCAGCAATCAGCTGCTTATGGCCACTTTGGTCGCGATATTTTCCCTTGGGAGCAAATGACTAAAGTTGCAGAGCTTAAAGCAGCTGCAGGGGTTTAATATATGTCGGCAAAATTTATTGGCGCTGGTTCACCATTAGTTGATGTTCTTGGTCGTGTTGATGATGCTTTCGTCGACAGCGTAGGTGGTGAAAAGGGCGGAATGATTATGGTTGATCACAATGAGATGGACTCTATTATTGATTCTCTAGCAAACCCAGAAGTGGCTCCAGGTGGATCTGCATCAAATACTTTGATTGGATTGATGAAGCTTGGTGAGAGTGGTGCTTTCTTAGGTAAAGTTGGTCGTGATCAGCGCGGTGATTATTTTGTAGAAAGTTTCGAAAGCGCCGGTGGTTCAGCACATGCATTTAAATCCTGTGCTTTTACTCCTACAGGTACATGTATATCTTTGGTTACTCCAGATGCCCAAAGAACCCTTCGTACTCATTTGGGCGCGGCTGCAACTTTAGCAGTCGATGAAGTCAGTAAAGCAGATTTTGAGAACTGTACTCATGCGCACCTCGAAGGTTACATGCTTTTTAATTATGATCTCACGATCAAGACACTTCATGCAGCAAAAGAAGCGGGCTGTACAGTTAGTCTTGATTTAGCGGCTTTTGAAGTGGTTCAAGCGAACGCAGAAGTTTTGGGAGAAATCCTTGATCAATATATTGATATGGTTTTTGCTAACGAAGATGAAGCCAAGGCTTGGTGTGGTAGCGAAGATCCACAAGTCGCTCTTGATAGCCTATCTAAATACTGTGATGTTGTTGCCGTTAAACTTGGTCCTGAAGGGGCTTGGGTTAGGAAAGGTGAGGAAACAGTATTTGTAAATTCTTATAAAGTAGAGGCAGTTGATACAACTGGTGCTGGTGACCTTTGGGCTTCTGGTTTTCTCTACGGTCTGTACAATGATTATGGACTTGAAAAAAGTGCAAAACTGGGCGCCAAAACTGGTTCGGAAGTTGTACAAATCATGGGCGCCGTTATTCCCGAGGCTGGATGGGATAGAATTAAAACATTTTTAAATGAACTATAAAGGAAAAAACAAATGAGTTTTTCAGATTATAAAATTGCCGACATCTCTCTTGCAGAGTTTGGTCGTAAAGAACTAGATATTGCAGAACACGAGATGCCAGGTTTAATAGCAACACGTGAAAAATACGGCGAAGAGCAACCGCTTAAAGGTTTGAAAATCATGGGTTCACTCCACATGACAATTCAAACTGCAGTTCTCATCGAAACTCTTACAGCTCTTGGTGCAGATGTACGTTGGTGTTCTTGTAACATCTTCTCGACTCAAGACCACGCGGCAGCAGCTATTGCAGCAGCTGAAACTCCAGTATTTGCTTGGAAGGGTGAAACTTTAGAAGAGTACTGGGAATGTACTTACAAAGCTTTAACTTGGCCTGATGGTTCTGGTCCGGATCAAATTGTTGATGATGGTGGCGATTCAACTATGCTCATTCACCTTGGTGTAAAAGCAGAAGCTGGCGATGTGGCTTTCCTCGAGACTCCGGGTAGCGAAGAAGAGCAAGTTCTTTTCAATCTTATTAAGCGCATTCTTAAAGAGAAGCCAGGTCACTGGACAGAAGTTGCCAAGAAAGTTGTTGGTGTTTCAGAAGAAACAACTACAGGTGTTCACCGTCTTATTCAGATGGAAGAAAGAGGCGAGCTTCTTTTCCAGGCGATCAATGTAAATGACTCAGTAACTAAATCGAAATTCGATAATGTTTACGGTTGCCGTCACTCACTCGTAGATGGTATTAAACGTGCGATGGACGTGCTTCTTTCTGGTAAAGTAGCTATGGTTTGTGGTTTTGGTGATGTGGGTAAAGGTTCTGCGGAATCGCTCGTTAATGAGCGTGCTCGAGTTCTCGTTTCTGAAGTTGATCCCATTTGCGCTCTTCAAGCTTGTATGACGGGTTACGAAGTGACTACAGTTGAAGATGCTCTTCCGGTTGCTGACATCTACGTAACAACTACGGGTAATAAAGATATCATTACAGCTGCGCATATGGCTAATATGAAAGACCAAGCCATTGTTTGTAATATTGGTCACTTTGATAACGAGATCCAAATGGCTGAGCTTGAATCAACGCCTGGTGTTGTAAAAATGTCAGTTAAGACAGACGATATTCCTGGTGGACCTGTAGATAAATATACTTTCGCTGACGGACGTTCTATCTATGTTCTCGCAGCTGGTCGTTTAATTAACCTCGGTTGTGCAACTGGTCACCCAAGTTTTGTAATGTCTAACAGCTTCACTAACCAAACGATTGCTCAGATTGATATTGCGAAGAACGCAGATCGCAAAATCGGTGTTACTCGTCTCAGTAAAGAGCTCGACGAAGAAGTTGCTCGTTTACACTTGGGTAAACTAGGTGCAAAATTAACGACTCTCAGTCAAGAGCAAGCTGATTATATTAGCGTTCCAGTTGAAGGTCCTTATAAGCCTGAGCATTACCGCTACTAATCTTATTTAGATTATGAGCCTGAGCCCGAGATAATTCTCGGGCTTTTTTTGTTTGCCCAGCAAAGCTGGCAAACCCGCCCGCTTGAAAGAAATCGGGGTCGCCCCGATCAAGGGGAAGTCAATTCGATTCGCAAGTGCGTCACGGGTAACTGTGAGGTGTGAAGGAAGCGATAGGAAGTAAGGTGGCCGGAGCGTAAGCGAACCTGATACGGCACATTAGGAGGGTGAGTCTGCAAAACATGATGAAGTCCCAATACTTGATCAGTCCTAATGTGTGCTTGAGGTCGGTAAACCTTACAGGGAGTCAGTGCAATAACTGGGGATCCCCCTGCTCATCCGTCCGAGGTGGTAAGGCTAAATCAAGAGGAGACTCAAGATTGACCGAAGTGGTGCAGGGAGTCAGATGATTCCATAGTAGTGAATAAATCTCGGCCTGTGAAAGCTGGTAACAGTGTGGAGGATAAAACCAAGATGACTTACAACGTAGTTTGTAGGGGTCAATGAATGCCAAAAGTCTCATTGATTGCGAAGGGATGAAGTATGTGTGAAATGATAACAAAAGCACGTGCGATCAAGTAAGAAGGACACGGAGACGCTGATAGGCGTGGTGTCTTGGAAGCAGGAAAGTAGTGAAATGTAATCTCGCTCCAAGCCCGACCAT includes:
- the ahcY gene encoding adenosylhomocysteinase — encoded protein: MSFSDYKIADISLAEFGRKELDIAEHEMPGLIATREKYGEEQPLKGLKIMGSLHMTIQTAVLIETLTALGADVRWCSCNIFSTQDHAAAAIAAAETPVFAWKGETLEEYWECTYKALTWPDGSGPDQIVDDGGDSTMLIHLGVKAEAGDVAFLETPGSEEEQVLFNLIKRILKEKPGHWTEVAKKVVGVSEETTTGVHRLIQMEERGELLFQAINVNDSVTKSKFDNVYGCRHSLVDGIKRAMDVLLSGKVAMVCGFGDVGKGSAESLVNERARVLVSEVDPICALQACMTGYEVTTVEDALPVADIYVTTTGNKDIITAAHMANMKDQAIVCNIGHFDNEIQMAELESTPGVVKMSVKTDDIPGGPVDKYTFADGRSIYVLAAGRLINLGCATGHPSFVMSNSFTNQTIAQIDIAKNADRKIGVTRLSKELDEEVARLHLGKLGAKLTTLSQEQADYISVPVEGPYKPEHYRY
- a CDS encoding FtsK/SpoIIIE family DNA translocase, producing MESTNTLFHKTKERGLHTFIFTMVLMVFISVISYSPSDLSAITGGKLEHQYSNLFGALGARISYIMLLSFGLGAYPITILIFSSAIRRLINLNIHKTNWIYFLSIAFFASGISTCLGCYPDFMSSLCKSLNISQIPGGALGSLLANPEHGWLYHICNRLGCIILSLALISYSLYIFMNFDWPKQKKDDNEAKEKEAKVKTPAKEEHANSSTKHSSLSNLKNTIASWFQTKHEEDNALQEVESKKADDYLPAVTDDNKLQQEEAPSPEPTPRKKPKKTKEVEGEQELPLAEAQQTAPSDDHIIDDEKPHEIFSGQLTEPQHSTKSSRYKLPTASLLTDGDSSIKISQEELQRKKEIIQETLEHFKIKARMGEAFPGPRVTLYEIIPEKGVRVEKIDSISNNLTMELQAPMGIRIITPIPGRRSVGVEVPNDEDSSVWLRGMVQAKDFKNSDAMIPIALGKDGTGNTSVMDLAKAPHLLIAGTTGSGKSVFMNCLIMSLLYRFSPDELELIMVDPKKVELAPYEDIPHLVCPIITESEQVPAALRWACFEMNVRYDLLAAVRVRNLADFNNRTKKPNEPTEDKNGNSIPDKLPITVIIIDEFADLMSNKNTKGEIENSVSTLAAKARAVGIHLVLATQSPRTNVITGIIKANFPTRIAFQVGSYIDSMTILGTKGAEGLLGKGDMLFNPPASSSLMRIQSAWTPDADVEKVVEFISKQQSQRFKDIIKTGSTESSNGTDGEEYEGDDNKHDNVISQAMEIIRRDKKTSISYLQRKMRIGYNKAANIIEELEDIGFLSPADHTGKREILDDIYKNPEEPS
- the metK gene encoding methionine adenosyltransferase, producing the protein MSKIHTTHIFTSESVSEGHPDKVSDQISDAILDACLEQDSASRVACETLVTTDLVVIAGEITTNAKIDYEAIARKVISDIGYVSDGIGFDSATCEVQVRVHEQSADIAQGVDEGAGLHAEQGAGDQGMMFGYASNETEALMPAPVYYSHKILEKLADVRKNNPDYAFLLPDSKSQVSIRYENGKPAAVTAVVVSHQHREEMDIAQLEQIVKQVVSEVIPADLLQEEIVYHINPTGKFVIGGPHGDCGLTGRKIIVDTYGGVGSHGGGAFSGKDPSKVDRSAAYYSRYVAKNIVAAGLAEKCEIQVAYAIGVPYPISVNVDTYGTGTLEDDKDLEAIVSQVFSMKPADLISELKLKTPSNWKYQQSAAYGHFGRDIFPWEQMTKVAELKAAAGV
- a CDS encoding DUF1456 family protein codes for the protein MDANTVLKKIGIAFNLQKRDLLDIFELAGYDVNSSQVGAFMVAPSHKNFKKMEDAVLIDFLDALILYSRGTKEEPNVPPFAILNAIQSLAERGNSEALSAIDDCTSKAREAMESGVFED
- a CDS encoding adenosine kinase; this encodes MSAKFIGAGSPLVDVLGRVDDAFVDSVGGEKGGMIMVDHNEMDSIIDSLANPEVAPGGSASNTLIGLMKLGESGAFLGKVGRDQRGDYFVESFESAGGSAHAFKSCAFTPTGTCISLVTPDAQRTLRTHLGAAATLAVDEVSKADFENCTHAHLEGYMLFNYDLTIKTLHAAKEAGCTVSLDLAAFEVVQANAEVLGEILDQYIDMVFANEDEAKAWCGSEDPQVALDSLSKYCDVVAVKLGPEGAWVRKGEETVFVNSYKVEAVDTTGAGDLWASGFLYGLYNDYGLEKSAKLGAKTGSEVVQIMGAVIPEAGWDRIKTFLNEL